From the Cryptomeria japonica chromosome 2, Sugi_1.0, whole genome shotgun sequence genome, one window contains:
- the LOC131031602 gene encoding uncharacterized protein LOC131031602 — protein sequence MGRRKLEVKYISDKAKRLKTLQIRKGGLFKKASQLSILGGCQVAVQIEFEGNVFKFAEDSTNLPYGGACSVLANKDNECASSVLASLSQQEAKDESLSSLEDANVFSKIPCWNDSFLEMERERDTNYGRSDGLVLASLSQAKDESLYSLEDGDVFSQIPCWNDSFLEMERESDKNYGHDVVGQMDSVLASLSQQEAKDESLNSLEDGDVFSQIPCWNDSFLEMERERDKNYGHDAVGQMDSLPEMIFPDISEELTSGGFL from the coding sequence ATGGGCAGAAGAAAGCTGGAGGTAAAGTACATAAGTGACAAAGCCAAACGATTGAAGACCCTCCAAATCAGGAAGGGTGGGCTATTCAAGAAAGCGTCTCAGCTTTCCATATTAGGCGGTTGCCAGGTCGCTGTTCAAATTGAGTTCGAAGGGAATGTCTTCAAATTTGCGGAGGATTCCACGAATTTACCTTATGGTGGAGCATGTTCTGTTCTTGCAAACAAGGACAATGAGTGTGCATCTTCTGTTCTTGCCAGTCTGAGTCAACAAGAAGCAAAAGATGAATCTCTGAGCTCCTTGGAAGATGCAAATGTATTTTCGAAGATTCCTTGTTGGAATGATTCTTTTCTCGAAATGGAGAGGGAGCGGGATACAAATTATGGCCGGTCAGATGGACTTGTTCTTGCCAGTCTGAGTCAGGCAAAAGATGAATCTCTCTACTCCTTGGAAGATGGAGATGTATTTTCGCAGATTCCTTGTTGGAATGATTCTTTTCTCGAAATGGAGAGGGAGAGCGATAAAAATTACGGCCATGATGTTGTCGGTCAGATGGACTCTGTTCTTGCCAGTCTGAGTCAACAAGAGGCAAAAGATGAATCTCTCAACTCCTTGGAAGATGGAGATGTATTTTCCCAGATTCCTTGTTGGAATGATTCTTTTCTcgaaatggagagggagagggataaaaATTATGGCCATGATGCTGTCGGTCAGATGGACTCTTTGCCAGAAATGATATTCCCTGATATCAGTGAAGAACTAACTTCGGGTGGATTTCTTTAG